CTGGCGAATGGCCGGTGGTTTGGCCCCTCTCGCTCCTCCTTTGGAACACCAGGAGTAAATTTAGAAGCCACTATGAATTCCGGTTCTCAATCAGTTCACGTTCCCTTGAGAGTCAGAAACCGCACAATTACCCAGGAACCCAGTTCGCTTATTCTGTGCGGTCCTTCTTGGAAAGAATGAGCAGGTGCCTGCCTGATGCCACTGCCAGTTAGAGGCTCATGGGCCAATATGAAACACGGCCTGTGATATTTTATTAATCGTATCAGTCtctgtcctttaaaaatattttcccgtTGCAACTTTTAATTTCTGGCTTCTCGTGCAAATACCAGATCCAGCAGAGCTGGGTGAGGaggcctgccccttcctcccctccctccagagcCCTGGCTGGTGCTTTACCTGCCAACCACCGTTCCCCTTGCAGGGCTGCTTTCTCCATCTTGGCTGCTTGTTTCTTCCCGTGCTCTATCAAAGTAGATGCCAGAAGGGTCCCCTACCTGGTCCGTGTCACCCACCACCAGCACCTGCCTGACCCCTATAGGTCTTTGTTCTCTCCGCCCTGGATACATGCGTGGCCTTGTCATCCATCTAACCTTGGGTCTCTGGTCTCtcagacttttttctttataaattgctGCGAGACGAGTCAGGATTTCCCTCTCTCCAGGAACAAGCTTTCCCCGGTGACACGAGACTGCACCCATGGGCTGCACGTGGACTGCTCTGTTACTGGTGGAATAACCCAACCTTTACCTTTAGGGAACTGGTCCTTATCACTGCCAGGTGGGGAGGCAGTGACCACTGTCCTGTTTCACTTCAGAGGTACCCAAGTTTCGAAGAAAGCAAGTGATCTTTGAAATCGAGTTAGGGGAAAGTACTGGATTCTTCGAGAGGGGAGAGATGCTAGTATACTAATGACTGTTTCAGAACTTGTGACTTACGGACGTTTGCAGAGCTGCGGCCTGAGTCGGGCTCGCAGTGCACTGGGGACAACGCGGAAAGTCAGAACCCACAGAGTGAACTCGGTGACTGCCCTCTTGGCCTTTGCAGTGAGGGGGCTTCTGGGTTCTTTCCTAGGCACCCGTTGGCCACCTTTTTCCATCTGTTTTTCCGAGTGAGCGCCATCGTCACCTATGTGTGCTGTGACTGGTTCAGCAGCAGCTTTGTGGGCTGCTTTGTCACCGTGCTTCTCCTCCTGTCCTTTGACTTCTGGTCTGTGAAGGTAAGGCCCCTTCGCTCATGATGCCGTCGTTCCAGAAACACAAGGGCTGTGTTTCTAGATGGTGACCCTCCGGCGGCACATGGCCGATTTGAGCCGAGAGGTACTTTCGTTGAAACTGAAAATACATACTGAGCCGACATTACTTGAAATTCAAGTTAAAACCCATTGTTCAGAGTTGAACGATGGTTCTGGTCCTCACTTGTCATCGCTGGAAGGACGTGTCTTATGCAAGTGACCACTCCACCTGGCTTTGGATTTTTGGCAAACCTggcatacatataaaatatgccacatatttttttggggggggggggtgtggtggtggggggagtcACTTACAGGTAAACTGAGTTGAAAATTAGGAGACTCCCACGGATTCTCAGAACCTGCCACGGTTCagttcccctctccccctgctcccggGACAAGTTCAACATGAACGGACTTTTGTCTGTCAGTGAAAAGACGACTCGTTCTTTATGGCGTGCCTGGGGTCCTTCTGTCCATGTCCCCCAGAACGTGACCGGGAGACTGCTGGTGGGCCTCCGCTGGTGGAACCACATAGACGAAGACGGGAAGGGCCGCTGGATTTTTGAGGCCAGAAAGGTACCGTCCGCTACAGGTCCGCCTCGCAGTGGGGACGTGGCTGTGGAAGTTTGCGCGGGTCCCCTCTGGGCTCCATGCGGGTCTGGTGGCCGCCGCATGCAAAGAGCGAGAACGGGAGTGCGCTCCCGTTGAAGACGGGGCCCTCCCTCCCCGGCAGGCATCCCCGCAGCGCAGCGTGGCCACAGAAGCGGAGGCGCGCATCTTCTGGCTTGGCCTCGTCATCTGCCCGCTGATTTGGACCGTGTTCTTCTTCAGCACCTTGTTTTCCTTGAAGCTCGAGTGGCTGGTAAGGCACCGCCCGGACCTGGCGTGGCTTCGCCATCTGCGCGCAACAGAGGGCACGAGCAGGTTCCGTTGTCGTCTGCCAATTGGTTGGAAACCGCTTTCCTAGATGGTTCACGTACCGGGCTATTCACCCATTTAGCGTGTGCCATTCGCCGGGTTTCCAGGGGATTCACTGTGGTGCCGTCAACACCAAGCCAGTGTGGGGGTAGTTTCATccccccagaaagaaaccctgtacctttTAGCCCTCACTCCCTCCTGGCCCTGCTCCTCGTTCTTCTGTTTCAATAGGCTCACCTATTCCAGGTACTTTCTATAACTAGAATTCTAGAACATGATGGCTTGTGATCTTCTCTCACTTAACATGGGATTTTCAAGGTTGGTCGGTGTTGCAGCATTTatcagtattttccttttctatggcTGTGTGATAGCCCCCTCTACGGCCACGCTACGTTTGCTTTATCCACTCCCCCACGTATGGCCATGGGCTGGATCTTTTGGATGCGCAGGAATAATGCTGAGGAAGGAGTTGAAAGCAAAGCATGTGCTAGCCTACTCTGGAACCCTTCCTCAATAGGAATAAGCTCACCTCAGAGTTATGAAGTTTCATTTGAGTTTTCTTACCATCTCAGTGCTGTGATCTGCCTCACTTACTGGGAAAACAAAATACCCACAGACCTTAGGAGCAGCAGTATAATTAAAAGCAGgggctcttggggcgcctgggtggtgcagtcaattaagtgtcccacttcagccaggtcacgatctcacggtctgtgagttccagccccgcgtcaggctctgggctgatggctcggagcctgtttccgattctgtgtctccctctctctctgaccctcccctgttcatgctctgtttctctcggtcccccccaaaaaaaaaaaaaaaaaaaaaaaaaaaaaaaaaaggcaggggctCTGGAGTTTGGATGCTGgtccagccctgcatcggctctggGACCGTGCGCAACTTTGGTTCTCTGGGCTTCACTTTCttccctgtaaaatgggatgataatgGCACCAACCTCCTGGGTTGTTGACAAGGTACCTGTGATGATCGGTGAGTGCTCAGAGAAGGTTGGCTGTGACTAGGTACAGGCCAGAGTTGCTTCTATGTGGTTtggggggagtgggtggggggggttcAATATATGCTCTTAAAAGAATTTGCTTTGTCTGAGCGCAGGCCCTTGTGATAGCTGGGATTTCTCTCCAAGCTGCTAACCTCTATGGCTACGTCCTTTGTAAGATGGGAGGTGAGAGGGACATCAGCAAAATCACAGCCAGTTTTCTGTCCCAGATGGTGTTCCAGACGGTGAGTTACTAGAGTCTTCCTCCCGGACCCCTGCACTCCAGACGCCGAAAGGGAAGGAGGCCCACTAGCCAAtgccattttaacattttctgtatCAACCAAGCTACCCTGTCAGtaccccccaaaaatatttttttaactttgcataTATTTCTACACGTGAGAGTAATCTTTGAAATTTGACCAGGCTCTTCTTACAACTGGTTGAACCATCTTAAAATCTGACCAGGGCTGCTTTAGACCAAGACATTGAGCGATGAGCTCTGTGGGCTTTTGGTTACATCGTGGGTTTGCTCTGGCCCCTGAATCAGCAGAATCAGGCCCCTCACTTGTGAGGACAAAGCCACAGCTGACTTTTCCCCTTGCAGGCCAGCCCAAGGGACTTCCAGAAGCCTGGCCTCAAGGGGCTGGAGATTCACAAGCATTAGGTAAGAGGTGGGATCAAGGTGGGGGCCTGGGCACAGAGCCAGGGGCGAGCCAGCCTGTGTCCTCCGGGTTTTGTaggcctcccccctgccctttcCTCACACTGAACACATACAAAATCAACCCTATGTGCAGGCatgaagggagggggcaggaaatgagagaaagggagagaacgaGGGATTTGCCCATCTGTCTGCCCACGCCCCGAGAGAGATGGGAAATGGGAATTCACTCTTCCCTCGGTGTCCATTCCTGCACATCTCCTGGCAATGAAGAGAATTCTAGAATTTACATGGGTGTCTccttttatgtaattaaaaaaaaacaaaaaccctataaGCTGTCTTATAGGATGCTGGAAATTACCGGCTATAGTGTGCACTAGGTACAGACACAGATGACCTCTTCTGTTTCCATGGGTGATTTAAGAGCTTTTCAAGGGCTTCTGGGGACTAATTCTTCCCTCATTGTGAAGCAGCATTTGGACTGTGCTACTTGAAGCCATGACTGGGTTTTACAGTGAAGCCACACATCCATCACCGGGGTTCTTTTTTAGGCTTATCTTCTGAGGCAGCAGTGGCTTGAGGGAGAAGTTCTGTAACTGCACAAGCTTCCAGCAGAGAATTCCCCGACCAATAAGCCGTTGGCTCTTTCCTGGAAGCAGGCCTTGGGGGAGGGGTTTGAGGTTCTTATTTTTAAGAGGCGTGTTTGTAAAGTATGCCTTTATGTGTGTTGAAAAGTATACAAATCCTATGACTCCAGCATCtctaaaaaaaatgacttcatgCCATACCAGAGTCTGGTCCCTTTCTGCCTGTGACCCAACTTTGTCCCCATGCTACTCAGGCTGGAGTGCAAGTGCGGCTTGCGTCTTGAATGTTCTCTTGTGTTTCAGGAGCTGATGAGGTGCTCTTCTTTTGGCTGATGGAGACCACAGAACTCCTGGATTTCTGGAACACGAGACACAGAAGCAGTGACCATGAGGCAGTGTCTCTGGCAGCCGTGCCTGTGCTGGTGAGGGCTGAACCCCTAGACAGCCTAACTCCCAAAACAGCCCTGTTCTGCTGCTGCCCTATCTGGCTCAAGTCTCCCATCGGCTCATTCCACAGATCCAGAATCCTGGGAATGCTGGTATTGGCCCCGGACCCCATCTTCCTAGGTAAAAGGAACCCTACTGTGTGCCATGAGCCTATAAGCTTTAACAACTGACTGCTCCCAGCCCCCCTAAAATCCAGGCTTCCAATGGCCGCCCATCAGTGTAGTCAGGTCGGcacatgtttggtttttttcctttaaccagTTTCTCACAGACGCCTGGCTTCCTGGGCTGAGGGTCATCCCAGCCCCTACGAGCCCTCCCGTCCCCACCTGAGGCTGCATGGCAGTGACCCTGATGCTCCACAGATGACCCTAGACAGGATCTTCTCCCACTCAGGCCCACAGCCCTCTGAGTTCCCGGGACTCGCATGCACACGTACTTTGAATGATACCTCTGTAGGCTAAAGCAGCTGGGGAATCCGGTGCATCAATCAAAAAAGACTGTCCTTTGTCACAACTCTTACCTTaaggagataaatgaaaaaacatcGGTGAAGACAGTGGCCACACGAACTGGGGGTTCTTTCTGGTCGTGTGACCTGAGGAAGGCCTTGAGCCTCACCGGACAAGAGCAAAGCTGAGAAACACACAAAATGAACAGGAGCGTACAAGACGTGGGTTCCACCCGGTGCGTTTTCCACGGCAGCAGCCACCTGGCTGCTGGGCTTTCCCAGCACCTTCCCAAGGACACACAGTGGGGTCCTAGGATCCAGGTGCCACGGTGCAGGGACCTCTGGCAGTGGTCGGAGACCCTGCCAGGCAGatgctcttttcttctccccctaTCCTGGGCAGAACCCCATCAGCCTACCCAGCACTGCTGGAGAAGCAGGTCTGTGGTTCTGCTCCCCAACCTTAGGTGGGCCGTGGCAAGGCCAAGTGCCGAACTATCCCTTTCTCACTTCCCCTCGTACTTGGGCACAGGGCCAGGGAAaccgaggtggggggggggggtgcagggaggatCCAAGAGGAGAGGGGGTTGGCAGAGGTGGAGCCCAGATGAGCCCGGGCTACCCCGGGACCATGGCAGAAATGGGGTAGCTAGACTAGGTCTGGGGAATCCCAGCACAGTCCTGTGATGGCCACGATGTTCTCAAGTCTTCCCTTCCCCAGTAGGCCCTCCCCTTCCAAAGGTACCCTGGTTCATTCCCCATTTTCAAGGCTCCCCTTTCCTCTGACTGTGCTCTAAGAACAGTCCTGTCAGAAGAGCTTGTTGCTGAGGCTTTCTGGTATCCTCTGGGGACATCGATGCAGCAGCAGCCCCCCCGGCAGGGATGGGGGGCATTGTTATCACCCCCTCT
This window of the Neofelis nebulosa isolate mNeoNeb1 chromosome 18, mNeoNeb1.pri, whole genome shotgun sequence genome carries:
- the TVP23A gene encoding Golgi apparatus membrane protein TVP23 homolog A, which encodes MKQALVDDTEDVSLDFGNEEELAFRKAKIRHPLATFFHLFFRVSAIVTYVCCDWFSSSFVGCFVTVLLLLSFDFWSVKNVTGRLLVGLRWWNHIDEDGKGRWIFEARKASPQRSVATEAEARIFWLGLVICPLIWTVFFFSTLFSLKLEWLALVIAGISLQAANLYGYVLCKMGGERDISKITASFLSQMVFQTASPRDFQKPGLKGLEIHKH